Proteins encoded within one genomic window of Pseudomonadota bacterium:
- the nth gene encoding endonuclease III, whose amino-acid sequence MEKDIKSIIDKLKKMHGKPRVELTFTNPLELTISTVLSAQCTDERVNKVTECLFKKYRTLKDYLDAPLDVLEEDIKSTGFYKNKAKSIKTIAREIVERFRGRIPEDVDTFATIKGIGRKSANMIVGLAYGKPVIIVDTHVVRLSNRIGFSTKEDPDKIEEDLKRKVAESLWTAFSLLLILHGRYVCKARKPECERCLLREDCDYNNL is encoded by the coding sequence ATGGAAAAAGATATAAAGTCAATAATAGATAAATTAAAGAAGATGCATGGAAAACCGAGGGTTGAACTTACCTTTACGAATCCACTGGAACTTACTATCAGCACGGTGTTATCAGCACAGTGTACGGATGAAAGGGTAAATAAGGTTACAGAATGTCTTTTCAAAAAGTATAGAACATTAAAGGATTATTTAGATGCCCCCCTTGATGTGCTTGAGGAGGATATAAAATCCACGGGTTTTTATAAGAATAAGGCAAAAAGCATAAAGACTATTGCCCGCGAAATAGTGGAGAGGTTTAGAGGCCGCATCCCTGAGGATGTGGACACCTTTGCCACAATAAAAGGTATCGGAAGAAAATCGGCAAATATGATAGTGGGACTGGCGTATGGAAAACCTGTAATTATCGTTGATACCCACGTGGTGAGGTTATCAAACAGGATTGGTTTTTCCACGAAGGAAGACCCTGATAAGATAGAGGAAGACCTGAAGAGAAAGGTAGCGGAATCTTTGTGGACGGCATTTTCTCTTCTTTTGATACTTCACGGGAGATATGTATGTAAGGCAAGAAAACCCGAATGTGAGCGGTGTCTCCTTAGAGAGGATTGCGATTATAACAATCTGTAA